In the genome of Mycteria americana isolate JAX WOST 10 ecotype Jacksonville Zoo and Gardens chromosome 7, USCA_MyAme_1.0, whole genome shotgun sequence, one region contains:
- the AGTR1 gene encoding type-1 angiotensin II receptor, with amino-acid sequence MVPNYSSEETVKRIHVDCPVSGRHSYIYIMVPTVYSIIFIIGIFGNSLVVIVIYCYMKLKTVASIFLLNLALADLCFLITLPLWAAYTAMEYQWPFGNCLCKLASAGISFNLYASVFLLTCLSIDRYMAIVHPVKSRIRRTMFVARITCIAIWLLAGVASLPVIIHRNIFFAENLNMTVCGFRYDNNNTTLRVGLGLSKNLLGFLIPFLIILTSYTLIWKTLKKAYQIQKNKTRNDDIFKMIVAIVFFFFFSWIPHQVFTFLDVLIQLHVITDCKITDIVDTAMPFTICIAYFNNCLNPFFYVFFGKNFKKYFLQLIKYIPPNVSAHPSLTTKMSSLSYRPPENIRLPTKKTAGSFDTE; translated from the coding sequence ATGGTCCCAAATTACTCTTCTGAAGAAACCGTTAAAAGAATCCACGTCGACTGTCCCGTTTCAGGAAGGCACAGTTACATCTACATTATGGTTCCAACTGTTTACAGCATCATCTTTATCATAGGCATATTTGGGAACAGCCTGGTCGTTATTGTCATTTACTGctacatgaaattaaaaacagtagCCAGCATCTTTCTTCTAAACCTGGCACTGGCTGACTTGTGTTTTTTAATAACTCTGCCACTCTGGGCAGCCTACACAGCCATGGAGTACCAGTGGCCTTTCGGCAACTGTTTATGTAAGTTAGCATCAGCGGGGATAAGTTTCAACCTGTATGCCAGCGTGTTCCTCCTCACATGCCTTAGTATTGACCGGTACATGGCCATAGTACATCCAGTGAAGTCCCGAATTCGACGTACCATGTTTGTTGCCAGAATAACTTGCATTGCCATCTGGCTTCTTGCCGGTGTGGCCAGTTTGCCTGTCATCATTCACCGTAATATATTCTTTGCTGAGAACTTGAACATGACAGTCTGCGGTTTTCGGTATGACAACAATAACACAACACTCCGGGTCGGGTTGGGTTTATCCAAAAATTTGCTGggctttttaattccttttctgatCATATTAACAAGCTACACCTTAATTTGGAAGACCCTGAAGAAGGCAtatcaaatacaaaaaaataagacTAGAAATGATGATATTTTTAAGATGATTGTGGcaatagtatttttcttcttcttttcctggaTTCCTCATCAAGTGTTCACTTTTCTGGATGTATTAATTCAATTACATGTAATAACAGACTGCAAAATCACTGATATTGTGGATACAGCTATGCCCTTCACCATTTGCATTGCTTACTTCAACAACTGtttgaatccttttttttatgttttttttggaaaaaactttaaaaaatacttccttcaGCTAATAAAATACATTCCACCAAATGTCAGCGCACATCCAAGCCTAACAACAAAAATGAGCTCCCTCTCGTATCGGCCACCAGAAAATATACGCTTGCCCACTAAAAAGACTGCTGGGTCTTTCGACACCGAGTGA